One segment of Babesia bigemina genome assembly Bbig001, chromosome : II DNA contains the following:
- a CDS encoding MORN repeat protein, putative: MWEFDYYNRDAARHAHSGQFQAQSRAAVGMAPQGVPYAVDRFGRPHANRYTTGDFVQDSVFYDVSDETVGVNTAELDLSATDENAERMALYNTELHGPPIVGATIVRHDETRINVDFTHPNRLRFFTSAPYSNRLRVNDVNNWTSKGRSALYQLEASFHLVPRLALGSMQSSTLVDFVYFTLPTPSGNYLYGVSYVAKFAVVKEEPKGFAPPTTQQRLINEAVQFLERSKGVTLVSKNAVGVGGAQGNPQEKRRQYTYVAICVISKVPFFSYIGSRLECIAQTYFHNKCFRDYQLLVSFVEQMNSAEMVENWSYESLYANLEMYFKPVALCLSYRSLLFIVKSLMVGRKITVYSQSAARTSTAVLAMLTMIPGASALGFNSNGFGSMWHSWKKFAMPLQLFHSQNMIFPYFTMEMVNLVKGVSGYIVGITDLKIIQCLDQLPDFLVNLEQNCIQLLNGGLLQMFHPSLYEIQHFDSAAEPEYDSEDDEIVKAVSSTGGAIYSTIGGYLSKTPSALVDISGSLKRTIGNRVSRRGVIKCNESALGLLDKYFPGTVPNWLKKCNTSKRSTVASKAQERYDDDEDPSAQPDTRVSASRPFSMHDMFAKMAKHKSHYHYFGYVEHIHVSHHDKERIREVEYAINYRINPMQEYLLKFLSDVAYVCGEKRMLHQLLMDFNFDVKALTDCAQTVTGTVLKRGDCFFRGDLPAISFLESSYKNFFPEQQCDCDIPCPGEGEHHEFCDYGDPVSYDNDFTVIHPHDKTYHQCSDNTKQCAADTAKTEKSSPADAALEFFKSLSFSKFAALFAPSKKKESAKSDGGKDAGKQPGSSGLDDRDKGRSKRSTDAVKDAKEAAKAATKDEKGSSDAGTASEPAKDGAAEASAAASDVQSANDSEKQPAADEPTEGEKDAVSGETAPEQKEEPESTAESAPKTDAEAPSESVVDSGTAASEAPASEEAEKVAEEHDAEKAPESEQTEPTAAQEATASAEDAAKAEQPDDSNTAEDAAEAETQDNSGPKDDGDAVENTGEDSSANAAKPAEPDANNGTADATNATETDAKSGSETVDTAAEGDSSGAKDAAAVKQDGGSPAENAAAATATAEKPSESAEAGSDGKEKSPEAAGEGAQKADEEKSESAKPGFFELVRQFITGEFVTDEADANAKNEDDVENNELWNDTHEYDTDSTPRYEPNATANDADGAEKPDEEVPRETKDIDFFAGAKASVAEKSNEVPAARQSVGVNEVQVAGPSPNVQNDELMKEMKKEGDSGECEKKGCQHAHEDEKDAGTSDVKQGKGGAKSAAPIRKSFTPKKKVYPTQRNYRRSEDEEIKFEVVGSVATKIMELQCNHGIDFIEMWVNSLCAQQFFEENELATFSEPVYFSKSSMAKQKYANGDVYIGDMKYMKRDGKGTYITADGTVYEGDWVGGKRHGEGSLISEKQGYKYRGQWVSDKRNGYGELQTPTFIYSGIFKNNTFHGTGKLVHAGGDTYEGDFENGQYCGRGKLISIDGTVKIGSFRNNELQGVCSMIKPDGRIYVGKLHGEVLHGPGKIIYDKLVSFEGQWDRGIRNGQGAVTIKMNDTEFSATISIEGTWVNDSLVMSDVLVKFPGGYKYVGTLAFCPDLNPLLRLPSYDESVFTEAEEVMSTFSNRILPHGGGIIKAPSGSTYSGDLLCGMRHGNGVMIFHNGVSYNGPWAYGTVHGVAEVTFPGDMPQKRLIFEYGQLLDELDKKQRQLVDECLMEVGRPTFEREFTLRNLEPFPGLLRRVPAVL, encoded by the coding sequence ATGTGGGAATTTGACTACTACAATCGTGATGCCGCGCGACATGCGCATTCCGGTCAGTTCCAGGCCCAGTCCAGGGCGGCGGTTGGGATGGCTCCGCAGGGTGTTCCTTACGCCGTCGATAGATTCGGGAGACCGCACGCCAATAGATACACCACGGGAGACTTCGTTCAGGATTCCGTGTTCTACGACGTATCGGACGAGACCGTGGGCGTGAACACGGCCGAGCTAGATCTATCTGCGACGGATGAAAACGCTGAGCGCATGGCACTGTACAACACCGAGTTGCACGGCCCGCCCATCGTGGGAGCAACCATCGTGAGACACGACGAGACACGCATCAACGTGGACTTTACACATCCCAATCGTTTGAGGTTTTTCACGTCCGCCCCATACTCTAATCGCCTCCGCGTGAACGATGTGAACAACTGGACCTCCAAGGGCAGGTCTGCCCTGTATCAGCTCGAGGCGTCCTTCCATCTCGTTCCAAGGCTGGCTCTAGGTTCGATGCAGAGCTCGACGTTGGTAGATTTCGTGTACTTTACGTTGCCCACCCCATCTGGCAACTACCTCTACGGCGTGAGCTACGTTGCGAAGTTCGCAGTTGTCAAGGAAGAGCCGAAGGGTTTTGCCCCACCCACAACACAGCAGAGGCTGATAAATGAAGCGGTGCAGTTCCTCGAGCGATCGAAGGGTGTGACCCTGGTTTCTAAAAATgccgtgggtgtcggtggcgctCAGGGCAACCCCCAGGAGAAGCGCCGCCAATACACGTACGTGGCGATATGCGTCATCAGCAAAGTACCTTTCTTCTCCTACATCGGTTCAAGGCTCGAGTGCATCGCGCAGACGTACTTCCACAACAAGTGCTTCAGGGACTACCAGCTGCTGGTGTCGTTCGTGGAGCAGATGAACTCCGCGGAGATGGTGGAGAACTGGAGCTACGAGTCGCTGTACGCCAACCTGGAGATGTACTTCAAGCCCGTTGCGCTGTGTTTGTCGTACCGGTCGCTGCTGTTCATCGTGAAGTCGCTTATGGTTGGCCGCAAGATCACCGTCTACTCGCAGTCCGCCGCCCGCACGTCCACGGCCGTCTTGGCGATGCTGACGATGATCCCCGGGGCCAGCGCGCTCGGTTTCAATTCTAACGGTTTCGGTTCGATGTGGCACTCGTGGAAGAAGTTCGCCATGCCGCTGCAGCTGTTCCACTCGCAGAACATGATCTTCCCTTACTTCACGATGGAGATGGTGAACCTCGTGAAGGGCGTCTCCGGCTATATTGTGGGCATCACTGACCTCAAAATCATCCAGTGCCTGGACCAGCTGCCTGACTTTTTGGTTAACCTGGAGCAGAACTGCATACAGCTGCTGAACGGCGGCCTGCTGCAGATGTTCCACCCGTCCCTGTACGAGATCCAGCATTTCGACAGCGCGGCGGAACCTGAATACGACtccgaggacgacgagatTGTGAAGGCGGTATCCAGCACCGGTGGCGCCATATATTCCACCATTGGTGGGTATTTGAGCAAGACCCCGTCCGCTTTGGTGGACATCAGCGGCTCCCTCAAGCGCACCATCGGCAACCGCGTGTCGCGTAGGGGCGTCATCAAGTGCAACGAGAGTGCGCTGGGGCTGCTCGACAAGTATTTCCCGGGCACTGTGCCGAACTGGCTGAAGAAATGCAACACGTCGAAACGCTCCACAGTCGCGTCCAAGGCACAGGAGAGgtacgacgacgacgaggatCCCTCAGCCCAACCGGACACCCGTGTGTCCGCGTCACGCCCCTTCTCGATGCACGACATGTTCGCCAAGATGGCCAAACACAAGAGCCACTACCACTACTTTGGTTACGTCGAGCACATCCACGTGTCCCACCATGACAAGGAGCGCATCCGTGAAGTCGAATACGCCATCAACTATCGCATCAACCCCATGCAAGAGTACCTGCTGAAGTTCCTATCGGACGTCGCGTACGTCTGCGGGGAGAAGCGGATGCTGCACCAGCTACTGATGGACTTCAATTTCGACGTGAAGGCGCTTACCGATTGCGCGCAGACTGTGACGGGCACGGTGTTGAAGCGTGGCGACTGCTTCTTCCGCGGCGACCTTCCCGCGATTAGCTTCCTCGAGTCCAGTTACAAGAACTTCTTCCCGGAGCAGCAGTGCGATTGCGACATCCCGTGCCCCGGTGAAGGTGAACACCACGAGTTCTGCGACTATGGCGATCCGGTGTCCTACGACAACGATTTCACGGTGATCCATCCGCACGACAAGACGTATCACCAGTGCTCCGATAACACCAAGCAATGCGCTGCCGACACAGCCAAAACCGAGAAAAGCTCCCCTGCGGATGCGGCGCTTGAATTTTTCAAATCCTTGTCATTTTCCAAATTCGCTGCGCTCTTCGCGCCGTCAAAGAAGAAAGAATCTGCAAAATCCGATGGCGGCAAGGATGCGGGGAAACAACCTGGCTCCAGCGGCCTCGACGACCGTGACAAGGGCCGTTCCAAACGCTCGACCGATGCGGTGAAGGACGCTAAGGAAGCGGCCAAGGCCGCCACCAAAGATGAAAAAGGGTCTTCTGACGCCGGAACCGCTTCCGAACCGGCCAAGGATGGCGCCGCTGAAGCTTCGGCAGCTGCATCCGATGTGCAAAGCGCCAACGACTCGGAAAAGCAGCCCGCGGCTGATGAACCCACGGAAGGCGAAAAGGATGCCGTATCCGGGGAAACTGCGCCAGAACAGAAGGAGGAACCGGAATCAACAGCCGAATCAGCCCCCAAGACCGACGCTGAAGCTCCATCGGAGTCCGTGGTAGATTCTGGAACTGCGGCCTCAGAAGCCCCTGCTAGCGAAGAGGCCGAAAAGGTTGCGGAGGAACACGATGCTGAGAAGGCACCCGAGAGCGAACAGACCGAACCGACAGCCGCACAAGAAGCCAcagccagtgcagaggaTGCTGCTAAGGCCGAGCAGCCAGATGACAGCAACACTGCAGAGGATGCTGCTGAGGCGGAAACACAAGACAACAGCGGTCCAAAGGACGATGGTGACGCCGTGGAGAATACCGGCGAGGACAGCTCAGCAAATGCTGCTAAGCCTGCGGAACCAGACGCCAACAATGGCACAGCCGATGCCACTAATGCCACTGAAACAGATGCCAAAAGCGGTTCAGAAACTGTTGACACTGCGGCAGAGGGTGACAGTAGTGGTGCAAAGGatgccgctgctgtgaAACAAGACGGCGGTAGTCCTGCAGAAAATGCCGCGGCTGCCACAGCCACAGCTGAGAAGCCTTCGGAAAGCGCAGAGGCAGGTTCGGATGGCAAAGAGAAATCGCCCGAGGCGGCCGGCGAAGGCGCTCAGAAGGCTGACGAGGAAAAATCCGAATCTGCCAAACCGGGCTTTTTTGAACTGGTTAGGCAGTTTATCACCGGTGAGTTCGTTACTGATGAAGCGGATGCGAACGCCAAGAATGAAGACGATGTAGAAAACAACGAACTGTGGAACGACACGCATGAGTACGACACCGATTCGACTCCCAGGTATGAACCGAATGCGACCGCCAACGACGCTGATGGCGCCGAGAAACCCGACGAAGAGGTTCCACGGGAAACAAAGGATATTGACTTCTTTGCTGGCGCCAAAGCATCCGTTGCTGAAAAATCAAATGAAGTGCCAGCTGCACGGCAGAGTGTTGGTGTCAACGAGGTACAAGTGGCCGGCCCATCGCCCAACGTCCAAAATGACGAGTTAATGAAGGAAATGAAGAAAGAAGGCGACTCCGGGGAATGTGAAAAGAAGGGATGCCAGCATGCACACGAAGACGAAAAGGATGCAGGGACCAGCGACGTGAAGCAAGGGAAAGGTGGTGCAAAATCTGCGGCCCCAATCCGCAAGAGCTTCACGCCCAAGAAAAAAGTGTACCCCACCCAGCGCAACTACAGGCGGTCTGAGGATGAGGAGATTAAGTTTGAAGTGGTTGGGTCTGTGGCCACCAAGATCATGGAGTTGCAGTGCAACCACGGTATCGACTTTATTGAGATGTGGGTGAACAGCCTGTGCGCGCAGCAGTTCTTCGAGGAGAACGAGCTGGCCACGTTCAGCGAGCCCGTGTACTTCAGCAAAAGCTCGATGGCGAAGCAGAAGTACGCGAACGGCGATGTGTACATCGGTGACATGAAGTACATGAAGCGTGACGGCAAGGGCACGTACATAACCGCGGACGGGACCGTCTACGAGGGCGACTGGGTTGGCGGCAAGCGCCACGGTGAAGGCAGTTTGATATCGGAGAAGCAGGGGTACAAATACCGCGGGCAGTGGGTTTCCGACAAACGCAACGGCTACGGCGAGCTGCAAACCCCGACCTTCATTTACAGCGGCATCTTCAAGAACAACACCTTCCACGGTACCGGTAAGCTGGTGCACGCCGGCGGCGACACCTACGAGGGCGACTTCGAGAACGGCCAGTACTGCGGCCGCGGCAAGCTGATTAGCATCGACGGCACCGTGAAGATTGGGTCGTTCCGCAACAACGAGCTGCAGGGCGTGTGCAGCATGATAAAGCCCGACGGCCGCATCTACGTGGGCAAGCTCCATGGCGAAGTGCTGCACGGCCCCGGCAAAATCATCTACGACAAGTTGGTGTCGTTCGAAGGGCAGTGGGACCGCGGGATCCGCAACGGCCAGGGAGCGGTGACCATAAAGATGAACGACACCGAATTCTCCGCCACCATCAGCATCGAGGGCACCTGGGTGAATGACAGCCTGGTGATGTCTGACGTGCTGGTGAAGTTCCCCGGCGGATACAAGTACGTGGGCACCCTGGCCTTCTGCCCAGACCTGAACCCCCTGCTGAGGCTCCCCTCGTACGACGAGTCCGTGTTCACCGAGGCTGAGGAGGTGATGTCCACCTTCAGCAACCGCATTTTGCCGCACGGCGGGGGCATCATTAAGGCGCCCAGCGGGAGCACGTACAGCGGCGACCTGCTGTGTGGCATGCGCCACGGCAACGGTGTTATGATTTTCCACAACGGCGTGTCGTACAACGGCCCGTGGGCGTACGGCACTGTGCACGGCGTCGCCGAGGTGACGTTCCCCGGCGACATGCCGCAGAAGCGCCTCATCTTTGAGtacggccaactgctcgACGAGCTGGACAAGAAGCAACGTCAGCTGGTGGATGAGTGCTTAATGGAAGTTGGTAGGCCCACTTTCGAGCGCGAGTTCACTTTGCGTAACTTGGAGCCGTTCCCCGGCCTGCTGCGCAGGGTACCGGCGGTCCTGTGA
- a CDS encoding membrane protein, putative has protein sequence MKAALVFLLAALAHAQPEMDTSAATIKLQAEKAFEHDIAEYTLKVLSCPSGTGLTITKAEWIATFSGQLDTDENTPVRLDRTSDVRKICRGLNNCILKPIAHLENVVDKIYHFFGVPFSNAKYTLNISGMCQSTARRPTGREMVASIDPSRDLVMGCDEGEVINLSFVRGAGLFHTWQYRHNYCNRSFMENAFYICQNQRSCTVDKSLYISDTVCNYQVIDAQYFCRPSYHNAYVDVIRKNGNDEIILTAEEDSFVTVKAPAESLLSVKSAVWDVVGKELEEDDTRRNRLDLLQFFCEGRSSCTFSPRRTSNGLLDLHLGGITSDNQKPFVFKAKFGIVKGTQNAADSNIKTIPCKHGQTVAMTCPSDRYIRVVSALWGGEVTDTASQPTNIFWEEKTVDGKLYRTTEIGAFLDKQVFNKSEFTFDPFAVVKEKRLLPNIEGIRENDHSLTVKYTCVDLASKPSVSDLGLVDIKSLTSDYDEEYSLSKEKVIPFGFKKNNQLIVMIEIQGTSEVQVGKFLSIQLPGGAEGNYVATLPQNNAAAEHKVEQPCDNAVINVLFAENKTIHVTTNLYRGTELVATLVDDLTSASEIKFEEEVKDIVHASGNVLGMRVFYKDFTPR, from the coding sequence ATGAAGGCTGCATTGGTGTTTTTGTTGGCGGCGTTGGCTCATGCTCAGCCAGAAATGGACACGTCCGCAGCCACCATTAAGCTCCAGGCTGAGAAGGCCTTCGAACACGACATTGCCGAATACACCCTGAAGGTGCTCTCGTGCCCCTCCGGAACTGGGCTCACTATCACGAAGGCTGAGTGGATAGCCACCTTCTCCGGCCAGCTCGACACTGACGAGAATACCCCGGTTCGCTTGGACAGGACTTCCGACGTAAGGAAGATTTGCCGCGGTCTCAACAACTGCATCCTTAAGCCCATTGCCCACCTCGAGAATGTTGTTGACAAGATCTACCACTTCTTCGGCGTGCCGTTCTCCAACGCCAAGTACACCCTGAATATCAGCGGAATGTGCCAGTCGACGGCACGCAGGCCCACCGGTCGCGAGATGGTCGCCTCCATCGACCCCAGCCGTGACCTCGTCATGGGTTGTGATGAAGGCGAGGTCATCAACCTGTCGTTCGTGCGTGGAGCCGGTCTTTTCCACACCTGGCAATACAGGCACAACTACTGCAACAGGTCGTTCATGGAGAACGCCTTCTACATCTGCCAGAACCAGCGTAGCTGTACCGTCGACAAGTCGCTCTACATCAGTGACACCGTCTGCAACTACCAGGTCATCGACGCCCAGTACTTCTGCCGCCCCTCCTACCACAACGCGTATGTCGACGTGATCAGGAAGAACGGCAACGACGAGATCATCCTCACTGCCGAGGAGGACTCCTTCGTCACCGTCAAGGCGCCCGCCGAGTCCCTGCTGTCCGTCAAGTCGGCCGTCTGGGATGTCGTCGGTAAGGAGTTGGAGGAGGACGACACCAGGAGGAACCGTTTGGATCTCCTGCAATTCTTCTGTGAGggccgcagcagctgcacctTCAGCCCCAGGAGGACTTCCAACGGTCTCCTTGACCTGCACCTCGGTGGTATCACCTCTGACAACCAGAAGCCTTTCGTCTTCAAGGCCAAGTTCGGTATTGTCAAGGGCACCCAGAACGCCGCGGATTCCAACATCAAAACCATCCCGTGCAAGCACGGTCAGACTGTTGCCATGACCTGCCCTAGCGACCGTTACATCCGTGTAGTCAGCGCCCTCTGGGGAGGTGAGGTCACCGACACCGCCAGTCAACCCACCAACATTTTCTGGGAGGAGAAGACCGTAGACGGCAAGCTCTACCGTACCACTGAAATTGGTGCCTTCCTCGACAAGCAGGTGTTCAACAAGAGCGAGTTCACTTTCGACCCGTTCGCCGTTGTTAAGGAGAAGCGCCTGTTGCCCAACATCGAGGGTATCCGTGAGAACGACCACAGCCTCACCGTCAAGTACACGTGCGTGGACCTAGCCAGCAAGCCTTCCGTCTCCGACCTCGGCCTTGTCGACATCAAGTCCCTCACCTCCGACTACGATGAGGAGTACTCCCTCAGCAAGGAGAAGGTCATCCCCTTCGGCTTCAAGAAGAACAACCAGTTGATCGTCATGATCGAGATTCAGGGCACCAGCGAGGTACAGGTTGGCAAGTTCCTCTCTATTCAGCTCCCTGGTGGTGCCGAGGGCAATTACGTTGCCACGCTCCCGCAGAacaacgccgccgccgagcACAAGGTCGAGCAGCCGTGCGACAACGCCGTAATCAACGTCCTCTTCGCCGAAAACAAGACCATCCACGTCACCACCAACCTTTACCGTGGAACTGAGCTCGTCGCCACCCTGGTGGACGACCTCACCAGCGCGTCTGAAATCAAATTCGAAGAAGAAGTTAAGGACATTGTCCACGCCTCTGGAAACGTTTTGGGTATGCGTGTGTTCTACAAGGACTTCACCCCCCGGTAA
- a CDS encoding membrane protein, putative yields MVYFFSRSVLLVVVVSLVGRVGLALKEKATAKSRNAFLDFFKLTGDVVPSTYPVLKFNQSANNDSTFAALRRRELQELQDEAARLLPLQRRNFEGISDTLFRQSRSVDELATAMERQ; encoded by the exons ATGGTGTACTTTTTTTCGAGAAGTGTGTTGCTGGTAGTCGTCGTCTCCCTGGTCGGCAGGGTCGGCCTGGCCCTGAAGGAGAAAGCAACAG CCAAGAGCCGCAATGCATTCCTCGACTTCTTCAAACTGACCGGAGACGTGGTTCCCTCCACCTACCCGGTGCTGAAGTTCAACCAGAGCGCCAATAACGACTCGACGTTTGCCGCGCTGCGTCGCCGCGAGCTCCAGGAGCTTCAGGACGAGGCGGCGCGACTCCTGCCGTTGCAGCGGCGCAACTTCGAGGGAATCAGCGACACTCTGTTCAGGCAATCGCGCTCAGTGGATGAACTGGCAACGGCCATGGAGCGACAGTAA
- a CDS encoding prefoldin subunit 6, putative, giving the protein MDALVKEVNNLRQQYRELAAAHSQLLTQQNECTAELQILEADAKIYKSTGPVLTAQSKDDAMSTITKRIEYISNEIDEKAKAMSNLQGVIEEKCRTLDNMNAQHQRAAQPS; this is encoded by the exons ATGGACGCGTTAGTGAAGGAGGTCAACAATTTGCGGCAGC AGTACCGCGAGCTGGCGGCCGCACATTCGCAGCTGCTTACGCAGCAGAACGAGTGCACGGCA GAGCTGCAAATCCTGGAGGCCGATGCCAAGATTTACAAGAGCACCGGGCCTGTGCTGACGGCGCAGAGCAAGGACGACGCCATGAGCACCATCACCAAGCGCATAGAATACATATCGAACGAAAT CGACGAAAAGGCCAAGGCAATGTCCAACCTCCAGGGCGTCATTGAGGAGAAATGCCGGACA CTGGATAACATGAACGCTCAACACCAACGAGCTGCGCAACCCAGTTAA
- a CDS encoding glutathione synthase, putative: protein MSIYYVDQPSRRFRIRVPVRLEVAREDGSYVFPHITGHFMDVMNLIPSGCAADSPEFSGIYRCHSADVSEAVEQLLKSFVRKLLMLGCLSQNMSWKATCKVGSVIPFGGRMRVAPTVLFPLPFPLSPFLAGVRFTPSLVRLIDHVSCNEQWLSSALEPLREVDPFMAQLLDICRDVYLSGKRRLRDDVRAYITRADYLLHLAELQSAPSNASSSGRMEHCRTCHYDVCLCELRNIVGGTIGSNAGLMRSFETLPGVYMRMVEVNTVSCALAHLSELVSRAHSDCVDGMLRQRLAIGKMDHMGMISGFHKLHLQNSPLGGIVDTLATAHEHYVKRHCSLMHDMPPCILQVVTEELGNFFDVYAVADVLVENYGVTVKVVTMRELCRWRREGRLFVQTASDSPVHLVEPKRQFNPDSEGNPGRLFIACPPLNGSGQNEVIVREVSVIYYRSCYSDDEMSCDRDSWDVRRLFEFSDAVKVPSVPAQLAGSKRIQMLLCDPAVRAQLSTEDTLPPDVSPTGASISPVSAALNTFRSVNVQQVDPSLDAHEEIVKAAIEAPAGFVLKSQAEGGAELYTHDKLAEVLRNGMENDRRQLARYVLMRRIKPPVQRAAFVKGTEEDGFTLSVERTVTEIGIYGCAVFSGKRVLAEECSGYLARTKNESTAGGGVCAGHAAVSSLLFF from the coding sequence ATGTCGATCTACTATGTCGATCAGCCTTCCAGGCGCTTCAGGATCCGCGTCCCGGTTCGCCTGGAGGTGGCTAGGGAGGATGGATCGTACGTCTTCCCGCACATAACCGGCCATTTCATGGATGTCATGAATCTGATCCCGTCAGGATGTGCAGCGGACTCGCCAGAGTTCTCGGGCATATACCGCTGTCACTCTGCCGACGTCTCCGAGGCcgtcgagcagctgctgaagagcTTCGTGCGCAAACTCCTGATGCTAGGATGCTTGTCGCAGAATATGAGCTGGAAGGCAACGTGCAAGGTCGGGTCGGTGATTCCTTTCggcggccggatgcgggtGGCACCGACGGTCTTATTCCCTTTGCCGTTTCCCCTGAGCCCGTTCCTGGCCGGTGTTCGCTTTACACCCAGCTTGGTGAGGCTAATAGACCACGTCAGCTGCAACGAACAATGGCTGAGCTCGGCGTTGGAGCCACTGCGTGAGGTGGATCCTTTCatggcgcagctgctggacatATGCCGTGACGTCTACCTGTCTGGCAAGCGCCGCCTGCGGGACGACGTGCGTGCCTACATTACCAGGGCTGACTACCTGCTGCACCTGGCTGAGCTGCAGTCTGCGCCCAGCAACGCGTCCAGCTCGGGCAGGATGGAGCACTGCCGAACATGCCACTACGACGTGTGCCTCTGTGAGCTGCGCAACATCGTCGGGGGCACCATCGGCAGCAACGCCGGTTTGATGAGGTCGTTTGAAACGCTGCCAGGCGTGTACATGAGGATGGTGGAGGTGAACACGGTATCGTGCGCCCTGGCCCACCTGTCCGAGCTGGTGTCCCGAGCCCACAGCGACTGCGTGGACGGgatgctgcggcagcgccTTGCAATCGGCAAGATGGACCACATGGGCATGATCTCCGGGTTCCACAAGCTCCACCTGCAGAATTCGCCCCTGGGGGGCATCGTGGACACCCTCGCCACGGCGCACGAACATTACGTGAAGCGGCACTGCAGCCTCATGCACGACATGCCGCCGTGCATTTTGCAGGTGGTTACGGAGGAGCTCGGCAACTTCTTCGACGTCTACGCTGTGGCGGACGTGCTCGTGGAGAACTACGGCGTCACCgtcaaggtggtgaccatgCGGGAGCTGTGCCGTTGGCGCCGCGAAGGGAGGCTCTTCGTCCAAACCGCTTCAGACTCCCCGGTACACCTGGTGGAGCCCAAGCGCCAGTTCAACCCGGACAGTGAGGGCAATCCAGGCCGCCTCTTCATCGCGTGCCCGCCGTTGAACGGCAGCGGCCAGAacgaggtcatcgttagggaGGTCAGCGTGATTTACTATCGCAGCTGCTATTCTGACGACGAAATGTCGTGCGATCGCGACAGCTGGGACGTGCGACGCTTGTTTGAATTCTCCGATGCCGTCAAGGTGCCATCGGTCCCGGCGCAACTGGCCGGCAGCAAGCGCATCCAGATGCTGCTCTGCGACCCCGCCGTCCGGGCGCAGTTGTCAACGGAGGACACGCTGCCGCCAGACGTATCGCCTACTGGCGCGTCGATATCGCCGGTGTCAGCCGCACTGAACACCTTCAGGAGCGTCAACGTACAGCAGGTGGACCCCTCGCTGGACGCCCACGAGGAAATAGTCAAGGCGGCGATAGAGGCCCCCGCGGGGTTCGTGCTGAAGTCGCAGGCGGAGGGCGGCGCCGAGCTCTATACACACGACAAGCTGGCGGAGGTGCTGCGCAACGGCATGGAAAACGACCGCAGACAGCTCGCCAGATACGTGCTGATGCGCCGCATCAAGCCGCCGGTGCAGCGCGCGGCGTTCGTCAAGGGAACCGAGGAAGATGGCTTCACGCTTAGCGTCGAGCGCACGGTGACGGAGATCGGCATCTACGGCTGCGCCGTCTTCTCAGGGAAGCGCGTTCTCGCGGAGGAATGCAGCGGCTACCTGGCACGGACCAAGAACGAGTCCAccgccggcggcggagtCTGCGCCGGGCACGCTGCAGTGAGCTCTTTATTGTTCTTCTAA
- a CDS encoding dihydrouridine synthase, putative, with amino-acid sequence MEAKDDFWASLGSPVYVAAPMVNQSELPFRLLCRRYNTQLAFTPMLHGRIFAESDKYRALHFQTTPEDSPLIAQLCGDDAASLASAAAHLKGKVAAVDINLGCPQGIAKDGHYGAYLLDEPDLVTGIVSRITQEVGIPVTCKIRKVEKNSLQSTLNLCYSLEQSGCRALTVHGRHRSEKGQLTREADWEAIRIVKSRVRIPGEHTYLRQNECVVIANGGIETFEDVRRCLEHTGYVALRCALQVLSADAVMSSEALLEKPYLFSGRTYDHIDIMQEYLDLVRQYPNHPPCCIRGHAFKLLHQHCQRHHEIRDLLSAALSVDDFERALGELRRVVNPAWSYTHPSESWYRRHRNPVDNAPKAMPPANYEASLGEGLANFFDF; translated from the exons ATGGAGGCCAAAGATGACTTCTGGGCCTCTTTGGGCTCACCGGTATACGTAGCTGCGCCCATGGTGAACCAAAGCGAACTGCCTTTTAGGCTGCTCTGCCGACGTTACAACACCCAGCTGGCGTTCACTCCCATGCTGCACGGGCGCATCTTCGCTGAGAGTGATAAGTATCGCGCATTGCACTTCCAAACAACGCCCGAGGACTCTCCACTTATCGCACAACTGTGTGGCGATGATGCGGCGTCGTTGGCTAGTGCCGCTGCGCACCTCAAGGGGAAGGTGGCAGCGGTGGACATAAATTTGGGATGCCCGCAGGGCATCGCCAAAGACGGGCACTACGGAGCGTACCTGCTTGATGAACCCGATCTAGTTAC GGGGATCGTAAGCAGGATCACTCAGGAGGTGGGGATCCCGGTCACGTGCAAGATACGCAAGGTTGAAAAGAATTCGCTACAATCCACGCTCAACTTGTGCTACAGCCTCGAG CAAAGCGGGTGCCGTGCGCTGACAGTCCACGGCAGGCACAGGTCGGAGAAGGGCCAGCTGACACGGGAGGCAGATTGGGAGGCCATTCGCATCGTAAAGTCGCGCGTGAGAATACCGGGTGAGCATACCTATTTGCGACAAAATGAGTGCGTAGTTATCGCAAATGGAGGTATAGAAACTTTCGAGGACGTTCGTCGATGTCTCGAACACACCGGGTATGTCGCCCTGCGCTGTGCATTACAAGTGCTCAGCGCCGACGCAGTGATGTCGTctgaggcgctgctggagaagcCATACCTCTTTTCTGGCCGCACGTACGACCACATCGACATAATGCAGGAGTACCTCGACCTTGTTCGGCA GTACCCGAACCACCCGCCCTGCTGCATCCGCGGCCACGCCTTCAAACTTTTGCATCAGCACTGCCAGCGCCACCACGAGATACGCGACTTGCTATCGGCTGCGCTGAGCGTTGACGACTTCGAGCGGGCGTTGGGTGAGCTGCGGCGAGTGGTCAACCCCGCCTGGAGCTACACACACCCAAGTGAATCCTGGTACCGGAGGCACCGTAACCCCGTCGACAACGCGCCCAAGGCCATGCCACCTGCTAACTACGAAGCATCTCTCGGCGAGGGTCTCGCAAACTTCTTCGACTTCTAG